In [Leptolyngbya] sp. PCC 7376, a genomic segment contains:
- a CDS encoding PspA/IM30 family protein: MGLFGKFRQGINKLFQDEENPEIILEQTLWDMEKKLIQMRRSVAQAVASSKRVDRQRQQAMIAVQRWQNRAQMALTYGDELLSKEAIARSHSYKKVADNLNQQGQEQQTFIEGIRENLRDLETKINQIKMQKDMYIARIRSAVAQQQLHKLKAEIQEGTLEPAIANIEASMWSLEAENQLSDSLEAKFLALEKRARLTE; this comes from the coding sequence ATGGGTCTCTTCGGAAAATTTCGGCAAGGCATCAATAAGCTGTTTCAAGACGAAGAGAATCCGGAAATTATCCTTGAGCAGACCCTCTGGGACATGGAGAAAAAGTTAATTCAAATGCGGCGTTCTGTAGCGCAGGCTGTCGCAAGTTCTAAACGGGTTGATCGTCAGCGACAACAAGCAATGATTGCAGTGCAACGTTGGCAAAATCGTGCTCAGATGGCTTTGACCTATGGAGATGAGCTGCTGAGTAAGGAGGCGATCGCCCGTAGCCATAGCTATAAAAAAGTAGCGGATAACCTCAACCAACAGGGGCAGGAGCAACAAACTTTTATTGAAGGCATTCGAGAAAATTTGCGGGATCTGGAGACGAAAATAAATCAGATCAAAATGCAGAAGGATATGTACATTGCCCGTATCCGGTCTGCTGTTGCCCAACAGCAATTGCATAAGTTAAAAGCTGAAATTCAAGAGGGCACATTAGAACCGGCGATCGCCAATATCGAAGCATCAATGTGGTCTCTCGAAGCCGAAAATCAACTTAGTGATTCTCTCGAAGCCAAATTCCTCGCCCTAGAAAAACGCGCCAGATTAACCGAGTAA
- the ndk gene encoding nucleoside-diphosphate kinase: MERTFVMVKPDGVQRGLAGNVISRFEAKGFKLVGLKLVSVSKELAEEHYGVHKERPFFGSLVDFITSSPVVAMVWEGKNVISSARTLIGATNPIEAAPGTIRGDFGMDIGRNLIHGSDGADTAASEIALWFNEDELASWEPSTQSWLYE; this comes from the coding sequence GTGGAACGTACTTTTGTAATGGTTAAGCCTGACGGTGTTCAGCGCGGCTTGGCTGGTAATGTTATTTCTCGTTTCGAAGCAAAGGGTTTTAAGCTCGTTGGCCTTAAGCTTGTGTCTGTATCCAAGGAGCTGGCAGAAGAGCACTATGGTGTGCACAAGGAAAGACCTTTCTTCGGTAGTCTTGTTGATTTCATCACGTCTTCCCCCGTTGTGGCAATGGTTTGGGAAGGCAAGAATGTCATTTCTTCCGCTCGTACACTCATCGGTGCAACAAATCCTATTGAGGCAGCACCCGGCACAATCCGTGGCGATTTCGGTATGGATATCGGCCGTAACTTGATTCACGGTTCCGACGGCGCTGACACTGCAGCAAGTGAAATTGCGCTTTGGTTCAACGAAGATGAGCTTGCTAGCTGGGAGCCTTCCACTCAATCTTGGTTGTACGAATAA
- a CDS encoding DNA double-strand break repair nuclease NurA translates to MLDLTKLAGQLPDMGSHLQQQASDGRERVERGLALLATAQKTFPELQQKYQDWGDRLIFNCAVPLEPLDTRVMISVPPKAHTVFATDGSQIAPSHHEIAYCYLINVGRIMLHYGQSLHPLLDNIPEVFYRSEDLYISRKWGIRTEEWMGYCRTASEAQMLAEMACKWVLPPGSHEKIPNVAMVDGSLVYWFLENIPLEARERILIPVLEAWRSLRETKIPLIGYISSTRSIDAIHYLRLAACPHETPDCSTHCLDKNTGDRRPEFLESLPCQIIEPMRDRTLWENTLQPGERGSIWQSTSRILQMYPPEDQVCFCYVHVGAEVARVEFPRWLAEDPEKLDQTLGILLGQVHKGYGYPVAIAEAHNQAVIRGGDRARFFSLLEQQMVKAGLKNVGVSYKETRKRGSVA, encoded by the coding sequence ATGTTGGATTTGACGAAATTGGCTGGACAACTCCCCGATATGGGTTCCCATCTCCAGCAGCAGGCCAGTGATGGTCGGGAACGAGTGGAGCGAGGTTTGGCTTTATTAGCAACTGCTCAAAAAACTTTTCCAGAGCTACAGCAAAAATATCAGGACTGGGGCGATCGCCTCATTTTTAATTGCGCAGTGCCCTTAGAACCTCTCGATACAAGGGTAATGATTTCTGTGCCGCCCAAAGCTCACACGGTTTTTGCCACAGATGGCTCACAAATTGCTCCATCCCACCACGAAATTGCCTACTGCTATCTGATTAATGTGGGTCGGATTATGCTGCATTACGGCCAAAGTTTGCATCCATTGCTCGACAATATTCCTGAGGTTTTTTATCGCTCCGAAGATTTATATATTTCTCGCAAATGGGGCATCCGCACCGAGGAATGGATGGGCTATTGCCGCACTGCTTCGGAAGCCCAAATGTTGGCGGAGATGGCTTGTAAATGGGTTTTGCCGCCCGGTTCCCATGAGAAAATTCCTAATGTAGCGATGGTTGATGGGTCGTTGGTGTATTGGTTTCTCGAAAATATTCCCCTTGAAGCTCGCGAACGAATTTTGATTCCTGTTTTAGAAGCTTGGCGATCGCTCCGAGAAACGAAAATCCCCCTCATTGGCTATATCAGCTCAACCCGCAGTATTGATGCAATTCACTATTTGCGCTTGGCTGCTTGTCCCCACGAAACACCTGATTGTTCAACCCATTGTCTCGATAAAAATACAGGCGATCGCCGCCCAGAATTTTTAGAGTCATTACCCTGCCAAATCATTGAACCGATGCGAGACAGAACGCTTTGGGAAAACACCTTGCAACCGGGAGAGCGGGGCAGTATTTGGCAGAGCACATCGCGCATTTTGCAGATGTATCCGCCGGAAGATCAAGTTTGTTTCTGTTATGTCCACGTTGGTGCGGAAGTGGCTCGCGTTGAATTCCCTCGATGGCTCGCCGAAGACCCCGAAAAATTAGACCAAACTCTCGGTATTTTATTGGGACAGGTTCATAAAGGTTATGGATATCCTGTGGCGATCGCCGAAGCTCATAATCAAGCTGTCATTCGTGGGGGCGATCGGGCAAGATTTTTCTCACTGCTCGAACAACAAATGGTGAAAGCTGGTTTGAAAAACGTTGGTGTTTCCTACAAAGAAACTCGCAAACGCGGTTCTGTTGCTTAA
- a CDS encoding helix-turn-helix domain-containing protein has product MLFLISHDIRRFGQLKRKIQGISKQILTKQLRELEEDQIIHREVFEELPLRVEYTLTSHGKTLLPVIQSMSDWGETQLNKRAN; this is encoded by the coding sequence TTGCTTTTTCTAATTAGCCATGACATAAGGCGGTTTGGGCAATTGAAGCGAAAGATCCAGGGGATTAGCAAGCAAATACTGACTAAACAGTTACGAGAATTAGAGGAAGATCAAATCATTCATCGAGAAGTTTTTGAAGAATTACCTTTACGCGTTGAATACACGCTTACCTCTCATGGAAAAACATTATTGCCTGTGATTCAGTCGATGAGTGATTGGGGTGAAACTCAGTTAAATAAACGAGCAAATTAA
- a CDS encoding TolB family protein has translation MYRRIPFQLWLTILILSLGGCSFGNTPSAPVTLNSKYHDEQPALSGDGRWLAFISNRHGTSEVLFYDLTQKRFVSLPNLNQKGAIHESPSLSRTGRYIVYLSSPQGKPDIILYDRATKRSDILTQGYRHWVRNPQISPDGRYVVFESARRGQWDIEVMDRGVAIELDIPDGEVITP, from the coding sequence GTGTATAGGCGAATTCCGTTTCAGCTATGGCTGACTATTTTGATTCTCAGCCTCGGAGGTTGTTCCTTCGGGAATACCCCTTCAGCACCAGTTACCCTAAATAGTAAATATCATGATGAACAGCCCGCCCTTAGTGGCGATGGGCGTTGGCTTGCCTTCATTTCTAATCGCCATGGCACCAGCGAAGTTTTATTTTATGATTTAACCCAAAAACGCTTTGTCAGCCTGCCTAATCTCAACCAAAAAGGTGCTATTCACGAAAGCCCCAGCCTCAGTCGCACCGGGCGTTATATTGTGTATCTTTCCAGTCCCCAAGGTAAACCCGATATCATCTTGTATGACCGCGCAACTAAACGCTCAGATATTTTGACCCAAGGCTATCGTCACTGGGTTCGTAATCCCCAAATTAGCCCCGATGGTCGTTATGTGGTCTTTGAATCCGCCCGGCGGGGACAATGGGATATTGAAGTTATGGATCGTGGTGTTGCAATCGAACTAGACATTCCCGATGGTGAAGTGATTACCCCATAA
- a CDS encoding Ycf66 family protein, with product MVNFGLNSASILGIVLAAAGASLYFLRSVRPELSRDHDIFFAAVGLLCGFILLFQGWRLDPILQFGQFLLSGSAVFFAIESIRLRGLATEQARRNTPIVDDDRPVSRVYRAELDQLEPFQTEDRYERRLRGYEEPRPSRSRGYEEETPKPRSNRNTPRNRPPADYGDRPSRSPNRRPSRSPNRRPSRNDDYGYQSQGGVTDVWSEDAWGEGDRQTEAPPSRPRRPRPDDEAPPSRRPRRPRPDRYDSAANEDVATVDYQPINGVSFEDDESQDWDDQAPPSNEENDGDRPDENPVNFDY from the coding sequence ATGGTTAATTTCGGGCTAAATTCCGCCAGCATTTTGGGAATTGTACTTGCAGCAGCAGGTGCATCTCTGTACTTTTTACGCTCGGTACGCCCTGAACTTTCCCGCGACCACGATATCTTTTTTGCAGCAGTGGGTTTGCTCTGCGGTTTTATTCTGCTCTTCCAAGGATGGCGCCTTGACCCAATTTTGCAATTTGGACAATTTTTATTGTCGGGTTCTGCTGTTTTTTTTGCCATCGAATCCATTCGTCTACGCGGCCTCGCTACAGAACAAGCCCGCCGTAATACACCCATTGTTGATGACGATCGCCCAGTGAGTCGTGTGTATCGCGCTGAGCTGGATCAACTTGAACCTTTCCAAACGGAAGATCGCTATGAACGTCGCTTAAGAGGCTATGAGGAACCGCGTCCGAGCCGTAGCCGTGGCTATGAGGAAGAAACTCCCAAACCGCGCAGTAATCGTAATACTCCCCGTAATCGCCCACCTGCTGACTATGGCGATCGCCCCTCCCGTTCTCCTAATCGTCGTCCTAGTCGTTCTCCCAACCGTCGCCCTTCCCGTAATGATGATTATGGTTACCAAAGCCAAGGCGGCGTGACTGACGTTTGGTCTGAAGATGCTTGGGGTGAAGGCGATCGCCAAACTGAAGCGCCCCCAAGTCGTCCCCGCCGTCCTCGCCCCGATGATGAAGCACCTCCAAGTCGTCGCCCCCGTCGTCCTCGCCCTGATCGCTACGATAGTGCTGCCAACGAAGATGTTGCAACAGTGGATTATCAACCGATAAATGGCGTGAGTTTTGAAGACGATGAGTCGCAAGATTGGGATGATCAAGCGCCTCCTTCAAATGAAGAAAATGATGGCGATCGCCCCGATGAAAATCCCGTTAATTTCGATTATTAG
- the psbX gene encoding photosystem II reaction center X protein, with the protein MTPSLANFFYSLLAGTLIVVIPATAFLVFVSQQDKIQR; encoded by the coding sequence ATGACTCCCTCTTTAGCAAATTTCTTCTACAGTCTCCTTGCTGGCACTTTAATTGTGGTTATCCCCGCAACAGCATTTCTCGTCTTCGTCAGTCAGCAAGACAAAATCCAACGTTAA
- a CDS encoding ABC transporter permease, translating to MFRISVSGAQRLSWQTWGYYVFGAAIALSFWHIFWQGDGLINGNGFALLWRFLQASVQPDLSADFLNTVATATLTTFAYALCGTFLSLSFGFIGGLLSAKIVWQSLFPQQSLIIWQSIRSVLAIPRAIHEVVWGLILINVWGLDSLVALGAIALPFGAIVAKVFAEILDETPRQGFDALRLAGVHPSQALLYGLFPQALFNLLSYGFYRFECSLRAAAVLGIIGAGGLGYEIFLSLQSVRYEQLWTLFYALIMLNALVDWSSGFLRRKLGCTSRLDLNTKQYRVNVQKRTWLFGTMCGAAALVSWGFWFIRPDWSRLWSQQTSIFIQDITAQLAQFTVDQETLKNLFWLSIQTLEMSILAIALAGVGGFILAFCVAEIFRNQQSRRSPVAISSQYFSRLILLICRGIPAPIWALVVLFVFFPGILPGAIALGLHNLGVLGRLMTEVIENLEREPIEALSQLGSPSSSVFLYGVVPLTLPNFIAYTFYRWEVCLRETVIVGLVGAGGLGRLLTEQLSSFDYAGVLFTLVCFLLLTQFVDQFSTLLRRKLAT from the coding sequence ATGTTTAGAATCTCTGTTTCAGGTGCGCAAAGACTTTCTTGGCAGACTTGGGGATATTACGTTTTTGGGGCGGCGATCGCCTTAAGTTTTTGGCATATTTTCTGGCAAGGTGATGGGCTGATCAATGGAAATGGTTTTGCTCTGCTCTGGAGATTTTTGCAAGCAAGTGTTCAGCCAGATTTAAGTGCCGATTTTTTAAACACCGTCGCGACAGCCACACTGACAACATTTGCTTATGCGCTCTGTGGCACATTTCTCAGTTTGAGTTTTGGGTTTATCGGCGGTCTTCTCAGTGCAAAGATTGTTTGGCAATCACTCTTTCCGCAGCAGTCTTTAATTATTTGGCAAAGTATCAGATCGGTGTTGGCGATTCCCCGTGCAATCCATGAAGTGGTTTGGGGACTGATTCTGATCAATGTTTGGGGATTAGATTCTCTTGTCGCTTTGGGGGCGATCGCCCTGCCGTTCGGTGCCATTGTCGCAAAGGTCTTTGCTGAGATTCTCGATGAAACGCCTCGCCAAGGTTTCGATGCTTTACGGTTAGCGGGTGTTCATCCGTCTCAGGCATTACTCTATGGCCTATTCCCACAGGCGCTATTCAATCTTTTGTCCTATGGATTCTATCGATTTGAATGTTCCCTGCGAGCGGCGGCAGTGCTCGGCATTATTGGGGCTGGAGGGTTGGGCTATGAAATCTTTCTCAGTTTGCAATCAGTCCGCTATGAGCAACTATGGACGCTTTTCTACGCGCTGATTATGTTGAACGCATTGGTGGATTGGAGCAGTGGTTTCCTACGCCGGAAACTGGGTTGCACCAGTCGATTGGATTTGAATACAAAACAGTATCGCGTTAATGTCCAAAAACGCACTTGGCTATTCGGCACAATGTGCGGAGCAGCAGCTTTAGTCAGTTGGGGCTTCTGGTTTATTCGCCCAGATTGGTCACGGCTTTGGTCGCAACAAACAAGCATTTTCATTCAAGACATCACAGCTCAACTGGCTCAATTTACAGTTGATCAAGAAACACTCAAAAATTTATTTTGGCTTAGTATCCAAACCCTCGAAATGTCGATCTTGGCGATCGCCTTGGCAGGTGTTGGGGGATTTATCTTGGCCTTTTGTGTCGCGGAAATTTTTCGGAATCAGCAATCCAGACGATCGCCTGTCGCTATTAGTTCTCAGTATTTCAGTCGATTAATTCTGTTAATTTGCCGTGGCATTCCGGCACCAATTTGGGCCTTGGTGGTCTTATTTGTCTTTTTTCCAGGGATTTTACCGGGGGCGATCGCCTTGGGTCTCCATAACCTCGGTGTATTGGGACGATTAATGACCGAAGTAATCGAAAATCTGGAGCGTGAACCGATTGAGGCCCTCAGTCAACTGGGTAGTCCTTCAAGCTCTGTCTTTCTTTATGGCGTTGTGCCATTAACCCTGCCGAATTTTATTGCCTATACCTTTTATCGATGGGAAGTTTGCTTACGGGAAACGGTAATTGTTGGGCTGGTGGGAGCTGGTGGATTAGGACGACTGCTCACGGAGCAATTGAGTAGCTTTGACTATGCAGGTGTGTTGTTCACTTTGGTTTGTTTTTTGTTATTGACTCAATTTGTCGATCAATTTAGCACCTTACTCCGAAGAAAATTAGCAACTTAA
- a CDS encoding trans-aconitate 2-methyltransferase: MKNFDRFFQKIYEQPLENRQDWYAESTVAYAKYRAPYIDEIIDQTCRQFDDIAQPHLLEIGSGPGNATKHFVERGYKITCVEPNTTACKFAIERFKAFPNVEIINSTFEEWSANISRTFDVAIAGTSFHWLDQKTRCERLANLLKSNGKIILLWCTAPQPEYEIYQYLDPIYQEYLPSFADYENFETQRQNIMSVSEHLVESNYFVDLQCQQETACLSYTTEEYLSLLTTLSPYIALSTERREAFFTTLRQTFEENEITKISTKYICAAHSAIKAKI, encoded by the coding sequence ATGAAAAACTTTGATCGTTTTTTTCAAAAAATTTATGAGCAACCTCTTGAAAATCGCCAAGATTGGTATGCGGAGAGCACTGTTGCCTATGCGAAATATCGTGCTCCCTATATCGACGAAATCATTGATCAAACCTGTCGTCAGTTTGACGATATTGCTCAGCCTCACTTGTTAGAAATTGGTAGCGGCCCTGGCAATGCCACAAAACATTTTGTAGAGCGTGGCTACAAAATCACTTGCGTTGAACCAAACACAACAGCTTGTAAGTTCGCGATAGAAAGATTTAAAGCCTTTCCTAACGTCGAAATTATCAACTCAACCTTTGAGGAATGGTCAGCTAATATCTCTAGAACATTTGATGTGGCGATCGCCGGAACATCATTTCATTGGCTCGATCAAAAAACTCGTTGTGAGAGACTTGCAAATCTTCTGAAATCTAATGGCAAAATCATTTTGCTATGGTGCACTGCCCCGCAGCCAGAATATGAAATCTATCAATATCTTGATCCGATTTATCAAGAGTATCTACCAAGCTTTGCTGACTATGAGAATTTCGAAACACAACGACAAAATATCATGAGTGTTAGTGAGCATTTAGTTGAATCAAATTATTTTGTTGATTTGCAATGCCAACAAGAAACTGCTTGTCTCTCATATACAACAGAAGAATATCTCAGTTTACTAACAACACTGTCACCCTATATCGCGCTTTCTACAGAAAGAAGAGAAGCCTTTTTTACGACATTACGACAAACCTTTGAAGAGAATGAGATCACTAAAATCTCGACTAAATATATTTGTGCAGCTCACTCGGCAATCAAAGCCAAAATATAG
- a CDS encoding diguanylate cyclase domain-containing protein, which produces MTFSKLVKHPVFCQLAIAISYILAIKFSVSFASLPGELTPLWLPAVVGLIAILELGNTALIGIILGTSIENYFALNELSLDLSFSAILILTLAIVFNEAVNVFICATWLRRRHKSLSSIFQTVKSISEFLGISLISSSISALLPVFFFYVYGIIPINNLLVSWLVWFLGASLAQLIFVPPILFWRSPKGQQRKTAIWEIIVFVGLATLVSYFVFYKNYDLEYLFLPLLVGSVFRLEQPLPQVLVGILSLVGIFATVNGYGSFVGETPHPTLSLLLLESFIAVYAVTILIISAILSERKAITQTLHSTLDFLEERVFDRTSKLLQTQLVLDTFIDTAPLAMAILDKDLNLIKVNNFLADLQQRQESNDDIPEYIINPKLHQEIVSKCQLILDSKQENINEEMYVPDTNSGSTWLMSYFPIIDEQGRVFRVGFIGLDISDRKRLELILQKQAQLDGLTQIANRRKFDEVLEREWLRCQRDQTPLSLLIFDIDHFKIYNDTYGHVQGDECLIRIAQVLKKQIGRTTDLAARYGGEEFIILLSNTDLDGACYISKRTLKAIRELKIPHQNSPVIPFVTSSCGVATCIPNKHLDMAYLIDRADKALYQAKSQGRNQAFTIESEENRESA; this is translated from the coding sequence GTGACTTTTTCTAAGCTCGTTAAGCACCCAGTTTTCTGTCAATTGGCGATCGCCATTAGTTATATTCTGGCAATAAAATTCAGTGTTAGTTTTGCATCTCTCCCAGGCGAACTAACACCACTTTGGCTGCCAGCTGTGGTTGGTTTAATTGCAATTTTAGAACTGGGCAATACTGCATTAATCGGCATTATTTTAGGCACTTCAATAGAAAACTATTTTGCATTAAATGAACTCTCTCTTGATTTATCTTTCTCTGCAATTCTTATCTTGACTTTAGCCATTGTCTTTAATGAAGCGGTAAATGTCTTTATCTGTGCAACTTGGCTCCGTCGAAGGCATAAAAGTCTGTCTTCAATCTTTCAAACAGTCAAGTCAATATCTGAATTTCTTGGTATTAGCCTGATTAGCTCATCTATCTCAGCATTATTACCAGTATTTTTCTTTTATGTATATGGCATTATTCCTATTAATAATCTCTTGGTCTCTTGGCTCGTTTGGTTTTTAGGAGCAAGCCTAGCCCAATTGATTTTTGTCCCTCCCATTCTTTTCTGGCGATCGCCAAAGGGACAGCAACGAAAAACTGCCATATGGGAAATCATTGTGTTTGTCGGTTTGGCAACGTTAGTTAGCTACTTTGTTTTCTATAAAAACTATGATTTAGAATATTTATTTTTACCACTTCTTGTTGGCTCAGTCTTTCGTTTAGAACAACCATTACCTCAAGTATTAGTTGGTATATTGTCTTTAGTGGGGATATTCGCAACAGTCAATGGTTATGGTTCTTTTGTTGGAGAAACCCCTCATCCAACACTATCATTATTGCTGCTTGAATCTTTTATCGCCGTTTATGCTGTCACTATCCTCATTATTTCCGCTATTCTAAGTGAACGAAAAGCGATCACACAGACATTGCATTCCACCTTGGATTTTCTAGAAGAAAGAGTATTTGACCGCACCTCGAAACTACTCCAAACACAACTGGTTTTAGATACTTTTATTGATACAGCCCCCCTTGCAATGGCGATTTTAGATAAAGATCTGAACTTGATAAAAGTCAATAATTTCCTTGCAGATCTCCAACAAAGACAAGAATCCAACGATGATATTCCAGAATATATAATTAACCCTAAGTTGCACCAGGAAATCGTCTCAAAATGTCAATTGATTTTAGATTCGAAACAGGAAAACATCAATGAAGAAATGTATGTGCCTGATACGAACTCTGGCTCAACTTGGTTGATGTCGTATTTCCCTATTATTGATGAGCAAGGACGTGTTTTTCGAGTAGGGTTTATTGGTTTAGATATTAGTGATCGCAAACGTTTGGAATTAATTTTGCAGAAGCAAGCTCAGCTTGATGGACTGACACAGATTGCGAATCGGCGTAAATTTGATGAAGTTTTAGAACGAGAATGGTTACGGTGTCAACGAGATCAAACTCCTCTTTCCTTGCTGATATTTGATATTGATCATTTCAAAATTTATAACGATACATATGGTCATGTGCAGGGAGATGAGTGTCTGATTCGGATCGCACAAGTCTTAAAAAAACAGATCGGACGGACAACTGATCTAGCCGCAAGATATGGTGGCGAAGAGTTTATTATTCTTTTATCTAATACAGACTTAGACGGAGCTTGCTACATTTCTAAAAGAACTCTTAAAGCGATTCGTGAGCTGAAGATCCCTCATCAAAATTCTCCTGTAATACCATTTGTAACTTCTAGCTGTGGGGTTGCAACTTGTATTCCAAATAAGCATCTAGACATGGCCTATTTAATTGATCGTGCGGATAAAGCGCTATATCAAGCAAAATCTCAAGGTCGGAATCAAGCATTCACTATTGAATCGGAAGAAAATCGTGAAAGTGCTTAA